A genome region from Nicotiana tabacum cultivar K326 chromosome 13, ASM71507v2, whole genome shotgun sequence includes the following:
- the LOC107808579 gene encoding telomere repeat-binding protein 4 encodes MVSKKRLNCGFSGYQIPVIPKAPRSARKRRPCNKLDDDQICAFELLAAVAGKLLLESESSASSNAGAPAGKYELADCRDSIKHEQVEDDKAVRSECLDQGSCVESAYIPEAAEQEQAFKNGLSKPFAENKFFLEHTSTIIGSNSLLKDWSDVKLESCKEVSADAQLQTKVEGGSPDLADPFDIRIVEGTRKQLDDDSKQTELTVANTCSIKAPIEKNVNSSALVNSDSSVQFPLYRDPVPCASFVKSRNNVKLGIRDDDENYFGCYRHSTKIRTFRPTSRITYRRIRKMLTSRHWKVAPKLKDCERSYSNDGVKSFYCNRKNKRGNERCRFEIPSKRRKLYDHGFAVAYDKEASSESISNSHEKGIKGDTAIPPKGAGASASVINHQKDPNVKFSIKSFKVPELYIEVPETETIGSLKRTVMEAVTAILGSGLRVGVVLQGKKVRDDNRTLQQVGISPNDNLDTLGFTLEPSFSKVPLSLSPKDDTLASASYITDQELSRHPSSPIFELGPPNALSDPPEAKLDKHDESNHELEMSPATPIDQSADEAFPDFKALAIVPPVNTEALAVVPVNHKNRCSELSQRRTRRPFSVAEVEALVEAVEQLGTGRWRDVKMRAFDNADHRTYVDLKDKWKTLVHTASIAPQQRRGEPVPQEHLDRVLAAHSYWSQHQAKQHAKQYAEPLKIVDAQVQNGVAA; translated from the exons ATGGTGTCAAAGAAGAGGCTGAATTGTGGTTTTAGTGGCTATCAAATTCCTGTTATACCTAAAGCTCCTAGATCAGCTAGA AAGAGACGCCCCTGTAACAAATTGGACGATGATCAAATTTGTGCATTTGAATTATTGGCGGCTGTAGCTGGCAAACTGTTACTTGAGAGTGAAAGTTCTGCTTCAAGTAATGCAGGTGCACCAGCGGGAAAATATGAGCTCGCTGATTGCAGGGATAGTATTAAACATGAACAAGTGGAAGATGATAAAGCTGTGAGATCAGAGTGTCTTGATCAGGGAAGTTGTGTAGAAAGTGCCTATATACCAGAAGCTGCAGAGCAAGAGCAAGCTTTCAAGAATGGTTTGAGTAAACCTTTTGCTGaaaataaattctttttagaGCATACATCTACTATTATAGGTTCTAATTCCTTATTAAAAGACTGGTCTGACGTGAAGTTGGAAAGCTGCAAAGAGGTCAGTGCAGATGCACAGTTACAAACCAAAGTGGAAGGTGGATCTCCTGATCTGGCTGATCCATTTGACATTAGAATTGTGGAAGGAACTCGAAAACAGTTAGATGATGACAGCAAACAGACTGAATTAACTGTGGCGAATACTTGCAGTATAAAAGCTCCGATAGAAAAGAATGTGAATAGTAGTGCCTTGGTTAACTCAGATAGTAGTGTACAGTTTCCCTTGTACAGGGACCCGGTTCCTTGTGCTTCTTTTGTAAAGTCAAGGAACAATGTAAAGTTAGGTATTAGAGATGATGACGAAAATTATTTTGGGTGCTATAGGCATAGCACTAAGATTAGGACCTTCAGGCCAACATCACGTATCACATACAGAAGAATAAGGAAGATGTTGACATCTAGACACTGGAAAGTAGCTCCTAAGTTGAAGGACTGTGAGCGTTCTTACTCTA ATGATGGAGTGAAGTCCTTTTATTGCAATAGGAAAAACAAGCGTGGGAATGAAAGGTGTCGATTTGAAATTCCTTCCAAGAGAAGGAAATTGTATGACCATGGCTTTGCTGTGGCGTATGACAAGGAGGCCAGTAGCGAAAGCATTTCAAATTCACATGAAAAGGGAATCAAGGGAGATACCGCAATCCCACCTAAAG GAGCTGGGGCTTCAGCTTCAGTTATAAATCATCAGAAGGATCCTAATG tAAAATTTAGCATTAAGTCCTTCAAGGTGCCAGAGCTTTATATTGAGGTTCCTGAAACGGAAACAATTGGTTCGCTGAAG AGAACAGTAATGGAAGCAGTAACAGCTATCCTGGGAAGTGGATTACGGGTGGGGGTGGTTCTTCAGGGAAAGAAGGTCAGAGATGATAATAGAACTCTACAGCAAGTTGGTATTTCACCGAATGACAATCTTGATACATTGGGTTTCACTTTGGAACCTAGTTTCAGCAAAGTTCCTCTGTCATTGTCTCCTAAAGATGATACTCTTGCTTCAGCATCGTATATTACAGACCAAGAATTATCTAG GCATCCATCTAGTCCTATCTTCGAATTGGGTCCTCCCAATGCTTTGTCAGATCCTCCAGAGGCTAAGTTGGACAAGCATGATGAGAGTAACCATGAACTGGAGATGTCACCTGCAACTCCTATTGATCAATCAGCTGATGAAGCTTTTCCAGATTTTAAAGCCTTGGCCATAGTTCCTCCTGTGAATACAGAGGCACTTGCTGTGGTTCCGGTGAATCATAAAAACAGATGTTCTGAACTTTCACAGCGTAGGACAAGGAGGCCATTCTCAGTTGCTGAAGTAGAAGCGCTGGTCGAAGCTGTAGAACAGCTTGGAACTGGAAG GTGGCGTGATGTTAAAATGCGTGCTTTTGATAATGCCGATCACCGTACTTATGTTGACTTGAAG GATAAATGGAAGACATTAGTTCATACAGCAAGTATTGCCCCACAACAAAGAAGGGGAGAGCCGGTGCCCCAGGAACATCTTGACAGGGTCTTAGCTGCCCATTCCTATTGGTCTCAGCATCAGGCCAAGCAACACGCCAAACAATATGCTGAACCTCTCAAAATTGTAGATGCTCAGGTGCAGAATGGCGTTGCTGCTTGA